Proteins encoded together in one Passer domesticus isolate bPasDom1 chromosome 6, bPasDom1.hap1, whole genome shotgun sequence window:
- the FGF4 gene encoding fibroblast growth factor 4 has product MPLPAALLPALLLGLLWPGPVRGRSPPGRLPAGPRQRRWDAALFARSVARLPAERRDAARDGDYLLGIKRLRRLYCNVGIGFHIQVLPDGRIDGIHSENRYSLLEISPVERGVVSIFGVKSGLFVAMNSKGKLYGSAHFNDECKFKEILLPNNYNAYESRIYPGMYIALSKNGRTKKGNKVSPTMTVTHFLPRI; this is encoded by the exons ATGCCTCTCCCCGCGGCGCTGCTCCCGgcgctgctcctggggctgctgtggccagggccgGTGCGTGGCCGGTCGCCCCCGGGTCGCctccccgccgggccccgccagCGCCGCTGGGACGCGGCTCTTTTCGCCCGCTCCGTCGCTCGCCTGCCGGCGGAGCGCCGCGACGCCGCCCGCGACGGCGACTACCTCCTGGGCATCAAACGGCTGCGGCGCCTCTACTGCAACGTGGGCATCGGCTTCCACATCCAGGTGCTGCCCGACGGCCGCATCGATGGGATTCACAGCGAGAATCGATACA GTCTGCTGGAAATTTCTCCCGTGGAAAGAGGTGTGGTCAGCATATTTGGTGTCAAAAGTGGACTCTTCGTGGCCATGAATAGCAAAGGCAAACTCTATGGATCT GCCCATTTCAATGATGAGTGCAAATTCAAAGAGATTCTCCTGCCAAACAACTACAATGCTTACGAATCCAGGATTTATCCCGGGATGTACATAGCCCTGAGCAAAAATGGAAGAACAAAGAAAGGCAATAAAGTATCTCCCACAATGACAGTGACACATTTTCTTCCTAGAATCTGA